The Amycolatopsis endophytica genome includes the window CCGAGTGACTGGTAGAAGCCGGTTGCCGGGTTCCAGTCCAGCACCGACCACTCCAGCCGGGCGAAACCGCGGTCGACGCATTCTTTCGCCAGCGTCGCCAGCAGCGCCTTGCCCAGTCCGGAGCCGCGCAGTTCGGAGCGCACGAACAGGTCCTCGAGGTAGATGCCGTGCACTCCGCGCCAGGTGGAGAAGTTCAGGAACCACAACGCGAAACCGACGATCTCGCCGTCCTGTTCGGCGACGTGCCCGAACACCGCCGGGTCCTCGCCGAACAACGCGGTGCGCAGGCGTTCGGCTGTGAGCTGGCAGTCCTGCGGCGCCTTCTCGTACGCGGCGAGGTCGTGCACGAGCTGCGCGACGGCGTCCACATCGGACTCTCGGATTCGGCGGATGCGGCTGTCGGGCATGGCGGACCCCAAGGTATCGGCGGGAGCGGTGTCGCGTCGATACTGCCAGGGTCAGCCCCCGGGCCAGACCCGTCCCGCGACGAACACCGTGAGGTCCAGCTTACGGCGCTGGTCGTCCCAGGTCAGGGGGTTGCCCTTGACTTCGGAGGCGAAGCCGCACTGCGGGCTGATCGCCAGGTTCTCCAGTGGCACGATGCGGGCGGCCTCGGCCACGCGGCGCGCGAGCCCGTCGGGGTCCTCCAGCTCACCGGTCTTGGTGGTGATCAGCCCCAGCACGACACCGGTGCCGTCGGGAACGTGGTGCAGCGGCTCGAAGGTGCCCGCCCGCTCGGTGTCGTACTCCAGTAGCCAGTGGTCCACTTCGATGCCACCGAACACCTCGGCCGCGATCTCGTCGTAGAAGCCCTCGTTGAACCACTGGCCACGGTAGTTGCCCCGGCAGATGTGCATGCCGACTCCGACCCCGCGGTCGCGCAGCAGCCGGACGACGGCGGCATCGGCGTCGATGCAGCGGCGCAGCAGGGCGCGGGCGTCGATGCCCTCCGATTCGAGCAGCGCCAGGATGCGGGGGTTGGCGAAGGCGATGAAGCACGGGGCGTCGATCT containing:
- a CDS encoding GNAT family N-acetyltransferase; this encodes MPDSRIRRIRESDVDAVAQLVHDLAAYEKAPQDCQLTAERLRTALFGEDPAVFGHVAEQDGEIVGFALWFLNFSTWRGVHGIYLEDLFVRSELRGSGLGKALLATLAKECVDRGFARLEWSVLDWNPATGFYQSLGAIPMDEWTVYRLTDTALDKLARLG
- a CDS encoding cobalamin-independent methionine synthase II family protein, with the translated sequence MTTFPRATHVGSLLRPPRLLKARADHAANRLRADELHRIEQESILLALQAQRDSGIGVYTDGEYLRTDFMSRLTEHVDGFAEQAPSLEWRSGDHHGEDDSILRLVGGKLTYHERFTDREAAVLAAHAPGPFKISLPEVTNFVVANWDAQVSGPHYPSRADIVEDLADVLLQEAAALAEDGVRHVQIDAPCFIAFANPRILALLESEGIDARALLRRCIDADAAVVRLLRDRGVGVGMHICRGNYRGQWFNEGFYDEIAAEVFGGIEVDHWLLEYDTERAGTFEPLHHVPDGTGVVLGLITTKTGELEDPDGLARRVAEAARIVPLENLAISPQCGFASEVKGNPLTWDDQRRKLDLTVFVAGRVWPGG